A window of Candidatus Pantoea floridensis contains these coding sequences:
- the hldE gene encoding bifunctional D-glycero-beta-D-manno-heptose-7-phosphate kinase/D-glycero-beta-D-manno-heptose 1-phosphate adenylyltransferase HldE gives MKVTLPTFGKATVLVVGDVMLDRYWYGPTSRISPEAPVPVVKVDTIEERPGGAANVAMNIAALGAASRLIGLTGADDAARVLSETLQKVKVDCDFVAVKSHPTITKLRVLSRNQQLIRLDFEEGFEEVDPQPIHDRMRQSLKQAGALVLSDYAKGALNSVQTMIQLAREANVPVLIDPKGTDFQRYRGATLLTPNLSEFEAVVGKCKTVDEIVSRGMQLIADFELSALLVTRSENGMTLLQPGKAPLHLPTQAQEVYDVTGAGDTVIGVLAAVLAAGDSLEEACFLANAAAGVVVGKLGTSTVSTVELENAIHARPESGFGVMNESELKAAVAQARQRGEKVVMTNGVFDILHAGHVSYLANARKLGDRLIVAVNSDASTRRLKGETRPVNPQENRMIVLGALEAVDWVVLFEEDTPQRLIAEVLPDLLVKGGDYKPEDIAGSKEVWANGGDVRVLNFEDGISTSNIIKTIRSH, from the coding sequence ATGAAAGTAACACTGCCCACCTTTGGCAAGGCCACCGTGTTGGTCGTCGGCGACGTGATGTTGGACCGCTATTGGTATGGCCCAACCAGCCGTATTTCGCCGGAAGCGCCGGTACCGGTGGTAAAAGTGGATACCATTGAAGAGCGTCCGGGCGGTGCGGCTAACGTTGCGATGAACATTGCCGCGCTCGGTGCTGCATCTCGCCTGATTGGTCTGACCGGTGCTGACGATGCCGCGCGAGTGTTAAGCGAAACGCTGCAGAAAGTGAAGGTTGACTGCGATTTTGTAGCAGTAAAAAGCCATCCGACCATTACCAAACTGCGCGTGTTATCCCGTAATCAGCAACTTATTCGCCTCGACTTCGAAGAAGGGTTTGAGGAAGTGGATCCGCAGCCGATTCACGATCGCATGCGTCAATCGCTGAAGCAGGCGGGTGCGCTGGTACTGTCAGACTACGCTAAAGGCGCGCTGAATAGCGTACAGACCATGATTCAGCTGGCGCGTGAAGCCAATGTGCCCGTGCTGATCGATCCAAAAGGCACGGATTTCCAACGTTATCGTGGTGCGACGCTGCTGACACCTAATTTGTCTGAGTTTGAAGCCGTGGTGGGTAAATGCAAAACCGTTGATGAGATTGTCAGCCGTGGTATGCAGCTGATTGCCGATTTCGAACTCTCCGCGCTGCTGGTTACCCGCTCAGAAAACGGAATGACGCTGCTCCAACCCGGCAAAGCGCCGCTGCATTTGCCCACGCAGGCGCAGGAAGTGTATGACGTCACCGGTGCCGGTGATACGGTGATTGGTGTGCTGGCGGCGGTATTGGCGGCGGGTGATAGCCTGGAGGAAGCCTGTTTCCTCGCCAATGCGGCGGCGGGTGTGGTGGTAGGCAAATTGGGTACTTCCACCGTCAGCACCGTTGAGTTGGAGAACGCCATTCATGCTCGTCCGGAAAGCGGTTTTGGCGTGATGAATGAGTCAGAGCTGAAAGCCGCTGTGGCGCAGGCGCGCCAGCGCGGTGAAAAAGTGGTTATGACCAACGGAGTATTCGATATCCTGCATGCGGGCCATGTTTCCTATCTGGCCAATGCGCGTAAGTTAGGCGATCGTCTGATTGTGGCGGTAAATAGCGATGCTTCTACCAGGCGGCTGAAAGGCGAAACGCGTCCGGTGAATCCGCAGGAAAACCGCATGATTGTGCTGGGTGCGCTGGAAGCCGTTGATTGGGTGGTATTGTTTGAAGAAGATACGCCACAGCGTCTCATCGCTGAAGTCCTGCCCGATCTGCTGGTGAAAGGCGGCGATTACAAGCCGGAAGATATCGCGGGAAGCAAAGAAGTGTGGGCGAACGGCGGCGACGTGCGTGTGCTCAACTTTGAAGATGGTATTTCAACCAGCAACATCATCAAAACCATTCGCAGCCATTAA
- the ubiK gene encoding ubiquinone biosynthesis accessory factor UbiK, with amino-acid sequence MIDTKKIEQLARQVHEAMPKGIRDFGDDVEKKIRQVLQAQLTRMDLVNREEFDVQTQVLLRTREKLAALEQRLAKLESESPAAPAPAIITPDPAGKIDTPQ; translated from the coding sequence ATGATCGACACGAAAAAAATTGAACAACTGGCTCGCCAGGTACATGAAGCTATGCCGAAAGGTATTCGTGATTTTGGCGACGATGTCGAAAAGAAAATCCGTCAGGTTTTGCAGGCGCAATTGACGCGCATGGATTTGGTCAATCGTGAAGAGTTCGACGTACAGACGCAGGTTTTACTGCGCACACGTGAGAAACTTGCCGCACTGGAACAGCGTTTGGCGAAGTTGGAAAGTGAGAGCCCAGCGGCACCGGCTCCAGCGATCATCACGCCCGATCCGGCTGGCAAAATCGATACTCCGCAGTAA
- the ribB gene encoding 3,4-dihydroxy-2-butanone-4-phosphate synthase, which yields MNQTLLSEFGTPEQRVERAIDALRNGRGVMVLDDENRENEGDMIFAAETMTVEQMALTIRHGSGIVCLCITEEHRKQLELPMMVEDNTSAYGTGFTVTIEAAAGVTTGVSAADRITTIRAAVADGAKPSDLNRPGHVFPLRAREGGVLTRGGHTEATIDLVTLAGFKPAGVLCELTNDDGSMAHAPEAIVFAKQHDMPVVTIEDLVAYRRQRETRQAS from the coding sequence ATGAATCAGACGCTTCTTTCTGAATTTGGCACGCCTGAACAGCGTGTAGAACGCGCCATTGATGCGCTGCGTAATGGTCGCGGTGTGATGGTGCTTGACGATGAAAATCGTGAAAACGAAGGCGATATGATTTTCGCTGCAGAGACCATGACCGTTGAACAGATGGCGTTAACTATCCGCCACGGTAGCGGCATTGTTTGTCTCTGTATCACTGAAGAGCATCGCAAACAGCTTGAACTGCCGATGATGGTTGAAGATAACACCAGCGCTTATGGCACCGGTTTTACTGTAACAATCGAAGCTGCAGCCGGCGTAACAACAGGCGTTTCTGCAGCCGATCGCATCACCACTATTCGTGCTGCGGTAGCGGATGGCGCTAAGCCTTCTGACTTAAATCGTCCGGGCCATGTTTTCCCGCTGCGTGCGCGTGAAGGCGGTGTGCTGACACGTGGTGGGCATACTGAAGCCACCATCGATCTGGTGACGTTGGCAGGATTCAAGCCTGCAGGCGTGCTGTGTGAATTGACCAACGATGATGGCAGCATGGCGCATGCGCCAGAAGCGATTGTGTTTGCTAAGCAACATGATATGCCGGTTGTTACCATCGAAGATCTGGTTGCATATCGCCGTCAGCGCGAGACGCGTCAGGCCAGCTAA